The following coding sequences are from one Luteimonas sp. S4-F44 window:
- a CDS encoding NAD kinase codes for MTATPRLAFVASQTADAQEALQVLGAEHGQCDPADADVLVPLGGDGFMLQTLHRYGHLGKPVYGMKLGTVGFLMNQHRQGDLLARIAAAQPAVLHPLEMLAETESGATVSSLAYNEVSLLRQTRQAAHMRIELNGVTRLEELVGDGVILSTAAGSTAYNFSAHGPILPLGAGIVALTPIAPFRPRRWRGAILRAETEVRFRVLDPYKRPVSATADSHEVRDVVQVTVRESERTVTLLFDPEHNLEERILSEQFVA; via the coding sequence ATGACCGCAACGCCCCGCCTCGCCTTCGTCGCCAGCCAGACCGCCGATGCCCAGGAGGCGCTGCAGGTGCTTGGCGCCGAACACGGCCAGTGCGATCCGGCGGACGCCGACGTCCTGGTGCCGCTCGGCGGCGACGGCTTCATGTTGCAGACGCTGCATCGCTACGGCCATCTCGGCAAGCCGGTCTACGGCATGAAGCTGGGGACGGTGGGCTTTCTGATGAACCAGCACCGGCAGGGCGACCTGCTGGCGCGCATCGCTGCAGCCCAGCCCGCGGTGCTGCACCCGCTGGAAATGCTGGCCGAGACCGAGTCCGGCGCCACCGTCTCGTCGCTGGCCTATAACGAGGTCTCGCTGCTGCGCCAGACGCGCCAGGCCGCGCACATGCGCATCGAACTCAACGGCGTCACGCGCCTGGAGGAACTGGTCGGCGATGGCGTGATCCTGTCCACCGCCGCCGGCAGCACGGCCTACAACTTCTCCGCGCACGGTCCGATCCTGCCGTTGGGCGCGGGCATCGTCGCGCTGACCCCGATCGCCCCGTTCCGTCCGCGCCGCTGGCGCGGCGCCATCCTGCGCGCCGAGACCGAGGTCCGCTTCCGCGTGCTCGACCCCTACAAGCGGCCGGTCAGTGCGACCGCCGACTCGCACGAGGTCCGCGATGTCGTGCAGGTCACCGTGCGCGAATCCGAGCGCACGGTGACGTTGCTGTTCGACCCCGAGCACAATCTCGAGGAACGCATCCTCAGCGAGCAGTTTGTGGCGTGA
- a CDS encoding NAD-glutamate dehydrogenase domain-containing protein produces MPAPSRPAGASLLDPIFAAVRRRTGKAAARGADAFAQGFYRRMTEDEIPLHSADGWAALAADLFEFAARRKPGTANVRLFNPAQDSHGWESPHTVLQIVNDDMPFLVDSVTMALAERSIGVHVLGHPVLHIARDRNGRLTGVGEGDAESVMHLEIDRQTPEASAQIEQVVRRVLDDVRAIVTDWGQMREKMQEVAADLVARPMPVADANRREAQEFLRWAASDHFTFFGYREYKVRRKGADGVLEPVADSGLGLLRTPATVKSRPLSELGADALRRAGEVDALILTKTSARSTVHRPGYMDYIGVLRYDAKGQVIGEQRFLGLYTSSAYTRRPWDIPLVRERFEHVMSESGLKPTGHSGKTLKHLLETLPRDELFQSTPDELFRLGTGILGLQERVRSRLFLRRDRYGRFYSVLVYIPRDRFNTDVRHRVEDMLRETMQADHVDAHVVLGESPLAQLHLIVRPRAGVQGDVDQAALEQALQKIVRNWHDDLRDELVRRRGEGEGLRLAGHLGRGLSAAYIEFASPAVAATDVEKLAAAQASGALQLSFYTQATSSAGDVLLHFKLYRSGQHLPLSDVLPVMENLGLRVIAENPTRLTVDGTTLFIQDFFVETLAANVDIDARAAAFTEAFDRVWRGDAENDGFNRLILAADLDWRQVAMLRAYCKYLQQVGVPFSQSYVEDTLGRYPLLARLLVEVFEARFDPATGRESRAQVAAGVKALSDQLGALSGDEATLALLQPVLDARAQDRDAQYDAARTALKGLLDRVASLDEDRILRSYLGVIDATLRTSYYQRTREGAVRDTIAFKFDSARVPELPKPRPYREIFVYGPRVEGIHLRFGPVARGGLRWSDRREDFRTEVLGLVKAQMVKNTVIVPVGSKGGFIVKRPPAGGDRDALFAEGVACYTLFINGLLDITDNIVDGKIAPPRDVVRHDDDDPYLVVAADKGTATFSDIANGIAREHGFWLDDAFASGGSVGYDHKGMGITARGAWESVKRHFRAMGRNSQTQDFTAVGVGDMSGDVFGNGMLLSEHIRLVAAFDHRHVFIDPAPDAAVSFAERKRLFALPRSSWADYDPKLIGKGGGVWPRSAKSIPLSKEAREALGIDGDTAALSPNELMSAILRAPVDLLWNGGIGTYVKASSESHADVGDRANNALRVDGRELRCKVVGEGGNLGMTQLGRIEAAQAGVLLNTDFIDNSAGVDTSDHEVNIKILLNDVVQAKKLTVPARNKLLASMTDEVAELVLWDNYRQNQALSLMERMSVSRLGSKRHFIRTLEAQGLLDRQIEFLPSDAELSERKAKGLGLTRPELAVLLSYSKLVAFDQMLASDIPEDPYLSRELQRYFPVPLQKKYAATMEQHRLKREIIATAVTNQMINRMGATFLLRMQEDSGRSPGEVAKAFTITRETIEARALWNSIDALDGSVPESVQVDALQVIWNLQRAFTRWLLARAGAIPDITTAVARYHDGFHAIRIGSQIIADSQRAEHDASLQTWREKGVPEDLAEQLAALPYLEAAWDIIEVASETRRKPIDVARVHFRLGEALNLPWLTAQIDALEVDGRWHAVARGVLREDLGQQHRLLVGQVLAMPGDTPEEKVRTWLERDDPTLRFTLAMLAELAAQKTLDYPTVSVAVQRVSQLVQRS; encoded by the coding sequence ATGCCGGCGCCGTCCCGGCCCGCCGGCGCCAGCCTGCTGGACCCGATCTTCGCGGCGGTGCGGCGTCGCACTGGCAAGGCTGCGGCCCGCGGCGCCGATGCGTTCGCGCAAGGCTTCTACCGGCGCATGACCGAGGACGAAATTCCGCTGCACAGTGCCGATGGCTGGGCGGCGCTGGCCGCCGACCTGTTCGAGTTCGCCGCGCGTCGCAAGCCGGGCACCGCCAATGTGCGGCTGTTCAATCCGGCCCAGGACAGCCACGGCTGGGAATCGCCGCACACCGTGCTGCAGATCGTCAACGACGATATGCCATTCCTGGTCGACTCGGTCACGATGGCGCTGGCCGAGCGCAGCATCGGCGTGCACGTGCTGGGGCACCCGGTCCTGCACATCGCGCGCGACCGCAACGGCCGTTTGACCGGCGTGGGCGAGGGCGACGCCGAATCGGTGATGCATCTGGAGATCGATCGCCAGACGCCCGAAGCGAGCGCGCAGATCGAACAGGTGGTGCGCCGCGTGCTCGACGACGTGCGCGCGATCGTGACCGACTGGGGCCAGATGCGCGAGAAGATGCAGGAGGTCGCCGCCGATCTCGTCGCCCGGCCGATGCCGGTCGCCGACGCCAACCGGCGCGAGGCGCAGGAATTCCTGCGCTGGGCCGCCAGCGACCACTTCACGTTCTTCGGCTATCGCGAGTACAAGGTGCGCCGCAAGGGCGCCGACGGCGTGCTCGAGCCGGTCGCCGACAGCGGCCTGGGCCTGCTGCGCACGCCGGCCACGGTCAAGTCGCGCCCGCTCAGCGAGCTCGGTGCCGATGCGCTGCGGCGCGCGGGCGAGGTCGATGCGCTGATCCTCACCAAGACCAGCGCCCGTTCCACCGTGCATCGTCCCGGCTACATGGACTACATCGGCGTGCTGCGCTACGACGCCAAAGGCCAGGTGATCGGCGAGCAGCGTTTCCTCGGTCTGTACACGTCCAGCGCCTACACCCGCCGGCCGTGGGACATCCCGCTGGTGCGCGAGCGGTTCGAGCACGTGATGAGCGAGTCCGGCCTCAAGCCGACCGGCCACAGCGGCAAGACCCTCAAGCATCTGCTCGAGACCCTGCCGCGCGACGAGCTGTTCCAGTCCACGCCCGATGAGCTGTTCCGCCTGGGCACCGGCATTCTGGGATTGCAGGAGCGCGTGCGCAGCCGGTTGTTCCTGCGCCGCGACCGCTACGGTCGCTTCTACTCGGTGCTGGTCTACATCCCGCGCGACCGCTTCAACACCGACGTGCGCCACCGTGTCGAGGACATGCTGCGCGAGACGATGCAGGCCGACCACGTCGATGCGCATGTGGTGCTGGGCGAGTCGCCGCTGGCGCAGCTGCACCTGATCGTGCGCCCGCGCGCGGGCGTGCAGGGCGATGTCGACCAGGCCGCACTCGAGCAGGCGCTGCAGAAGATCGTGCGCAACTGGCACGACGACCTGCGCGACGAACTCGTGCGCCGCCGCGGCGAGGGCGAAGGCCTGCGTCTGGCCGGTCACCTGGGCCGCGGCCTGTCGGCTGCCTATATCGAGTTCGCATCGCCGGCCGTGGCCGCGACCGATGTCGAGAAGCTCGCCGCCGCCCAGGCCAGCGGCGCGTTGCAGCTGAGCTTCTACACCCAGGCCACGTCGTCGGCCGGCGATGTGCTGCTGCATTTCAAGCTCTACCGCAGCGGCCAGCACCTGCCGCTGTCGGACGTGTTGCCGGTGATGGAGAACCTCGGCCTGCGGGTCATCGCCGAGAACCCGACGCGCCTGACCGTCGACGGCACCACGCTGTTCATTCAGGATTTCTTCGTCGAGACCTTGGCCGCCAACGTCGACATCGACGCGCGCGCGGCCGCGTTCACCGAAGCGTTCGATCGGGTCTGGCGCGGCGACGCCGAGAACGACGGCTTCAACCGGCTGATCCTCGCCGCCGATCTCGACTGGCGTCAGGTGGCGATGCTGCGCGCGTACTGCAAGTACCTGCAGCAGGTCGGCGTGCCGTTCTCGCAGTCCTATGTCGAAGATACGCTCGGCCGCTATCCGCTGCTTGCACGTTTGCTGGTGGAAGTGTTCGAGGCCCGCTTCGATCCGGCCACCGGCCGCGAGAGCCGCGCGCAGGTCGCCGCCGGCGTCAAGGCGCTGTCGGACCAGCTCGGCGCGCTGTCGGGTGATGAGGCCACGCTGGCGCTGCTGCAGCCGGTGCTCGATGCCCGCGCGCAGGACCGCGACGCGCAATACGATGCGGCCCGCACCGCGCTCAAGGGGCTGCTCGACCGCGTCGCGAGTCTCGACGAGGACCGCATCCTGCGCAGCTACCTGGGCGTGATCGACGCGACCCTGCGCACCAGCTACTACCAGCGCACCCGCGAAGGGGCGGTGCGCGACACGATCGCCTTCAAGTTCGATTCGGCGCGCGTGCCCGAACTGCCCAAGCCGCGTCCGTACCGCGAGATCTTCGTCTACGGCCCGCGCGTGGAAGGCATCCACCTGCGCTTCGGCCCGGTCGCGCGCGGCGGTCTGCGCTGGTCGGATCGCCGCGAGGACTTCCGCACCGAGGTGCTGGGCCTGGTCAAGGCACAGATGGTCAAGAACACCGTCATCGTGCCGGTCGGCTCGAAGGGTGGCTTCATTGTCAAGCGCCCGCCGGCCGGCGGCGACCGCGACGCGCTGTTCGCCGAAGGCGTGGCCTGCTACACGCTGTTCATCAACGGCCTGCTCGACATCACCGACAACATCGTCGACGGCAAGATCGCGCCGCCGCGCGACGTGGTCCGTCACGATGACGACGACCCATACCTGGTCGTCGCGGCGGACAAGGGCACCGCGACGTTTTCCGATATCGCCAACGGCATCGCCCGCGAGCACGGCTTCTGGCTCGACGATGCGTTCGCGTCGGGCGGCTCGGTCGGCTACGACCACAAGGGCATGGGCATCACCGCACGCGGCGCTTGGGAATCGGTCAAGCGCCACTTCCGGGCGATGGGCCGCAACTCGCAGACCCAGGACTTCACCGCAGTCGGCGTCGGCGACATGTCCGGCGACGTGTTCGGCAACGGCATGCTGCTGTCTGAGCACATCCGGCTGGTGGCGGCGTTCGACCACCGCCATGTGTTCATCGATCCGGCACCCGATGCCGCGGTCTCGTTCGCCGAGCGCAAGCGGCTGTTCGCGCTGCCGCGTTCGAGCTGGGCGGACTACGACCCCAAGCTGATCGGCAAGGGCGGCGGCGTGTGGCCGCGCAGCGCCAAGTCGATCCCGCTGTCGAAGGAGGCGCGTGAGGCATTGGGCATCGACGGCGACACCGCCGCGCTCAGCCCCAACGAGCTGATGTCGGCGATCCTGCGCGCGCCGGTCGACCTGCTGTGGAACGGCGGCATCGGCACCTACGTCAAGGCGTCGTCGGAGAGCCACGCCGATGTCGGCGACCGCGCCAACAACGCGCTGCGCGTCGACGGCCGCGAGCTGCGCTGCAAGGTCGTGGGCGAGGGTGGCAATCTGGGCATGACCCAGCTCGGCCGCATCGAGGCCGCGCAGGCCGGTGTGCTGCTCAACACCGACTTCATCGACAACTCCGCCGGCGTGGACACCTCCGACCACGAGGTCAACATCAAGATTCTGCTCAACGACGTGGTGCAGGCCAAGAAGCTGACGGTGCCCGCGCGCAACAAGCTGCTGGCCTCGATGACCGACGAGGTCGCCGAGTTGGTGTTGTGGGACAACTACCGCCAGAACCAGGCGCTGAGCCTGATGGAGCGCATGAGCGTCTCGCGGCTGGGCTCCAAGCGCCACTTCATCCGCACGCTCGAAGCGCAGGGTCTGCTCGATCGCCAGATCGAGTTCCTGCCTTCGGACGCCGAGCTGTCGGAGCGCAAAGCCAAGGGCCTGGGCCTGACCCGGCCGGAGCTTGCGGTGCTGCTGTCGTATTCCAAGCTCGTCGCCTTCGACCAGATGCTCGCCTCCGACATCCCCGAAGACCCGTACCTGTCGCGCGAACTGCAGCGTTACTTCCCCGTGCCGCTGCAGAAGAAGTACGCCGCGACCATGGAGCAGCACCGCCTCAAGCGCGAGATCATCGCCACCGCGGTGACCAACCAGATGATCAACCGCATGGGCGCGACGTTCCTGCTGCGCATGCAGGAAGACAGCGGGCGCTCGCCCGGCGAGGTCGCCAAGGCGTTCACGATCACCCGCGAGACGATCGAGGCGCGCGCGCTATGGAACAGCATCGATGCGCTCGACGGCAGCGTGCCCGAGTCGGTGCAGGTTGACGCCCTGCAGGTGATCTGGAACCTGCAGCGCGCCTTCACCCGCTGGCTGCTGGCGCGCGCCGGTGCGATCCCGGACATCACCACGGCCGTGGCGCGCTACCACGACGGCTTCCATGCCATCCGCATCGGCAGCCAGATCATCGCCGACAGCCAGCGTGCCGAACACGACGCCAGCCTGCAGACCTGGCGCGAGAAGGGCGTGCCGGAAGACCTGGCCGAGCAGCTTGCGGCACTGCCGTACCTGGAAGCGGCCTGGGACATCATCGAGGTCGCCAGCGAGACACGGCGCAAGCCGATCGACGTCGCGCGCGTGCACTTCCGCCTCGGCGAAGCGCTCAACCTGCCGTGGCTGACTGCGCAGATCGACGCGCTCGAGGTCGACGGCCGTTGGCACGCGGTAGCGCGCGGCGTGTTGCGCGAGGATCTCGGCCAGCAGCATCGCCTGCTCGTCGGCCAGGTGCTGGCGATGCCCGGCGACACGCCCGAGGAGAAGGTGCGCACCTGGCTCGAGCGCGACGATCCGACACTGCGCTTCACGCTGGCGATGCTGGCCGAACTCGCCGCGCAGAAGACGCTCGACTACCCGACCGTGTCGGTCGCGGTGCAGCGCGTCTCCCAGCTCGTCCAGCGCAGCTGA
- a CDS encoding acyl-CoA dehydrogenase family protein — MEFGFSEEQLMIQDVARRIAQEKIVPSAGHFDRTGEFPLENIQLLGENGLMGIEVPTEYGGAGMDPIAYVLAMIEIAAGDGAHSTIMSVNNSLFCNGILTHGTEAQKHKYVAAIAEGREIGAFALTEPQSGSDATAMRCRAVKQADGSFVVNGKKSWITSGPVAKYFVLFAMTEPDKGARGVTAFLVDGERAGFHRGKTEPKLGIRASATCEIEFQDYVVQPDEVLGEEGQGFKIAMGVLDAGRIGIASQAIGIARAAYEATIAYVKERKAFGQPIGAFQMTQAKIADMKCRLDAALLLTLRAAWTKGQGQRFGNEAAIAKLTASETAMWITHQALQIHGGMGYSKEMPIERYFRDAKITEIYEGTSEIQRLVIARNETGLR; from the coding sequence GTGGAGTTCGGTTTTAGCGAAGAGCAGTTGATGATCCAGGACGTCGCGCGCCGGATCGCACAGGAAAAAATCGTGCCCAGCGCCGGGCACTTCGACCGCACCGGCGAGTTCCCGCTGGAGAACATCCAGTTGCTCGGCGAGAACGGCCTGATGGGCATCGAGGTGCCGACCGAGTACGGCGGGGCGGGCATGGATCCGATCGCCTACGTACTGGCGATGATCGAGATTGCCGCCGGCGACGGTGCGCACTCGACGATCATGTCGGTCAACAACTCGCTGTTCTGCAACGGCATCCTCACCCACGGCACCGAGGCGCAGAAGCACAAGTACGTCGCGGCGATCGCCGAGGGCCGGGAGATCGGTGCGTTCGCGCTGACCGAACCGCAATCGGGATCGGATGCGACCGCGATGCGGTGCCGCGCCGTCAAGCAGGCCGACGGCAGCTTCGTGGTCAACGGCAAGAAGAGCTGGATCACCTCCGGCCCGGTCGCCAAGTACTTCGTACTGTTCGCGATGACCGAGCCTGACAAGGGCGCCCGCGGCGTCACCGCGTTCCTGGTCGACGGCGAGCGCGCCGGCTTCCACCGCGGCAAGACCGAGCCCAAGCTCGGCATCCGCGCGTCGGCCACCTGCGAGATCGAGTTCCAGGACTACGTCGTCCAGCCCGACGAGGTGCTGGGCGAAGAAGGGCAGGGCTTCAAGATCGCGATGGGCGTGCTCGATGCCGGGCGCATCGGCATCGCCTCGCAGGCGATCGGCATTGCGCGCGCCGCGTACGAGGCCACGATCGCCTACGTCAAGGAGCGCAAGGCCTTCGGCCAGCCGATCGGCGCGTTCCAGATGACCCAGGCCAAGATCGCCGACATGAAGTGCCGGCTCGATGCCGCGCTGCTGCTGACCTTGCGCGCAGCCTGGACGAAGGGCCAGGGCCAGCGCTTCGGCAACGAGGCAGCAATCGCCAAGCTCACCGCGTCCGAGACCGCGATGTGGATCACCCACCAGGCGCTGCAGATCCACGGTGGCATGGGCTATTCGAAGGAAATGCCGATCGAGCGCTATTTCCGTGACGCCAAGATCACCGAGATCTACGAGGGCACCTCGGAGATCCAGCGGCTGGTCATCGCCCGCAACGAGACCGGTCTGCGCTGA
- a CDS encoding amino acid permease gives MLKNLLITKPIQAQPHVDAGEPVEGGLSGEASFKRTLTAKHLVMLGLGAVIGAGIFVITGTAAANHAGPAIMLSFVIAAFACAMAGLCYAEFAAMIPASGSAYSYTYATLGEALAWFVGWSLVLEYLFAASTVAVGWSGYTVSFLESFGLHLPAALTQAPINFCTHEAAQAGACEFGRFVLTGALFNLPALLIVGAVGTLCYVGITQSATANAIIVSIKVVVILLLLAFGAQYVNVDNWLPFIPENQGGDRFGWEGVLRGASIVFFAYIGFDAVSTAAQEVKNPQRDMPIGILGSLVLCTLIYIAVSAVLTGMVPYTALGTAKPVATALEAYPALAWLKILVEIGAIAGLTTVILVMLMGQPRIFFSMAQDGLLPRFFGAVHKRFRTPHKGTVLVAAVAAVMAALLPIQLLGDVVSMGTLVAFATVCLGVMVLRRTQPGLHRPFRTPAVYVVGTLGVLACLGLVAIMPMLNWMVLLGWTVIGFTIYFAYGYRHSKLRNAE, from the coding sequence ATGCTCAAGAACCTGCTGATCACCAAGCCCATCCAGGCCCAACCGCATGTCGACGCCGGGGAGCCGGTCGAAGGCGGCCTGTCGGGCGAAGCCAGCTTCAAGCGCACGCTCACCGCCAAGCATCTGGTGATGCTCGGGCTCGGCGCGGTCATCGGCGCGGGCATCTTCGTGATCACCGGGACTGCGGCCGCGAACCACGCCGGGCCGGCGATCATGCTCAGCTTCGTCATCGCCGCCTTCGCCTGCGCGATGGCGGGGCTGTGCTACGCCGAGTTCGCGGCGATGATCCCCGCTTCGGGCAGCGCCTACAGCTACACCTACGCCACCCTCGGCGAGGCCCTGGCCTGGTTCGTCGGCTGGAGCCTGGTGCTCGAGTACCTGTTCGCGGCCTCGACGGTCGCGGTCGGCTGGTCGGGCTACACGGTCAGTTTCCTGGAGTCGTTCGGGCTCCATCTGCCCGCGGCGTTGACCCAGGCGCCGATCAACTTCTGTACCCACGAAGCCGCACAGGCCGGCGCCTGCGAGTTCGGCCGGTTCGTGCTGACCGGCGCGTTGTTCAATCTGCCGGCGCTGTTGATCGTCGGCGCAGTCGGCACGCTGTGCTACGTCGGCATCACCCAGTCGGCCACCGCCAACGCGATCATCGTCTCGATCAAGGTCGTGGTGATCCTGTTGCTGCTGGCGTTCGGCGCCCAGTACGTGAATGTCGACAACTGGCTGCCGTTCATTCCCGAGAACCAGGGCGGCGACCGCTTCGGTTGGGAGGGCGTGCTGCGCGGCGCCTCGATCGTGTTCTTCGCCTACATCGGCTTCGACGCGGTCTCGACCGCCGCCCAGGAGGTCAAGAACCCGCAGCGCGACATGCCGATCGGCATCCTCGGCTCGCTGGTGCTGTGCACCCTGATCTACATCGCGGTCTCCGCGGTGCTGACCGGCATGGTGCCCTACACCGCGCTCGGTACCGCCAAGCCGGTGGCGACCGCGCTGGAGGCCTACCCCGCCCTGGCCTGGCTCAAGATCCTGGTGGAGATCGGCGCGATCGCCGGCCTGACCACGGTGATCCTGGTGATGCTGATGGGCCAGCCGCGCATCTTCTTCTCGATGGCCCAGGACGGTCTGCTGCCGCGCTTCTTCGGCGCGGTCCACAAGCGCTTCCGCACCCCCCACAAGGGCACCGTGCTGGTCGCCGCGGTCGCCGCGGTCATGGCCGCGCTGCTGCCGATCCAGTTGCTGGGCGATGTGGTGTCGATGGGCACGCTGGTTGCGTTTGCGACCGTGTGCCTGGGCGTGATGGTGCTGCGGCGCACGCAGCCGGGGCTGCACCGCCCGTTCCGCACGCCGGCCGTCTATGTCGTCGGCACGCTGGGTGTCCTGGCGTGTCTGGGGCTGGTGGCGATCATGCCGATGCTCAACTGGATGGTGCTGCTGGGCTGGACGGTGATCGGCTTCACGATCTACTTCGCCTACGGCTACCGGCACAGCAAGCTGCGCAACGCTGAGTGA
- a CDS encoding amino acid permease, protein MSIPSTARKIGPVLATFMVANNMIGSGFFLLPATLARSGAVTALSWLLGTLLAVALGGAFARLARQYPNLESPDDYIRPTLGRDMGFLASTLYWLSSWIGNNAIAVAAFGYLIILLPIDATPVAQVVGQVVLIWSMFALNLFGPRTIARFQSFCVVFGLLPVAAILIAGWAHFDPDLYLAGWNVSGQSDAAVAIGSLSVVFWAFIGLETGAMVAGVVRDPDRNVPIATLGGILLAGVVYLVSSVLMMGIVPVAELAQSSAPFAMVAGQMFGAWAIPVIAAAAALKATGTLGGWMLVTGESGARAAQRGFLPAIFGRLLRNGAAATGLLFVVISMTAIALTTFSDSVAGQFETIINMAVTLVVMAYAAAGLSLLLGNRTHVSGTRERLLGMGALLACGLLVWSTPIETLMGAAIIALLAWAGYRGFGRRARPEAAP, encoded by the coding sequence ATGTCCATTCCCTCCACGGCCAGGAAGATCGGACCGGTGCTGGCGACGTTCATGGTCGCCAACAACATGATCGGCTCGGGCTTCTTTCTGCTACCGGCCACATTGGCGCGCTCGGGTGCGGTGACCGCACTGTCGTGGCTGCTCGGCACGCTACTGGCCGTCGCGCTGGGCGGCGCATTCGCGCGCCTGGCCCGCCAGTACCCGAACCTCGAATCGCCCGACGACTACATCCGCCCGACGCTGGGCCGCGACATGGGCTTTCTGGCCTCCACGCTGTACTGGCTGTCGTCGTGGATCGGCAACAACGCGATCGCGGTCGCTGCATTCGGCTACCTGATCATCCTGCTGCCGATCGACGCGACCCCAGTCGCGCAGGTCGTCGGCCAGGTCGTGCTGATCTGGTCGATGTTCGCGCTGAACCTGTTCGGGCCGCGCACCATCGCGCGGTTCCAGTCGTTCTGCGTGGTGTTCGGCCTGCTGCCGGTCGCCGCAATCCTGATCGCCGGTTGGGCGCACTTCGATCCCGACCTGTACCTGGCCGGCTGGAACGTCAGCGGGCAATCGGACGCGGCGGTCGCGATCGGCTCGCTGTCGGTGGTGTTCTGGGCGTTCATCGGCCTGGAGACCGGGGCGATGGTCGCCGGCGTCGTCCGCGACCCCGACCGCAACGTGCCGATCGCCACGCTCGGCGGCATCCTGCTGGCCGGCGTCGTCTACCTGGTCTCCTCGGTGCTGATGATGGGCATCGTGCCGGTCGCTGAACTCGCGCAGTCGAGCGCGCCATTTGCGATGGTCGCCGGGCAGATGTTCGGCGCCTGGGCAATCCCGGTGATCGCCGCGGCCGCCGCGCTCAAGGCCACCGGCACGCTCGGCGGCTGGATGCTGGTGACCGGCGAGTCGGGCGCGCGCGCCGCCCAGCGCGGCTTTCTGCCGGCCATCTTCGGCCGCCTGCTGCGCAATGGCGCGGCCGCCACCGGCCTGCTGTTCGTGGTGATCTCGATGACCGCGATCGCCCTGACCACCTTCTCCGACTCGGTGGCGGGCCAGTTCGAAACGATCATCAACATGGCGGTGACCCTGGTGGTGATGGCCTATGCCGCCGCGGGCCTGAGCCTGCTGCTGGGCAACCGGACGCATGTCTCGGGCACGCGCGAGCGTCTGCTTGGCATGGGCGCCCTGCTCGCCTGCGGGCTGCTGGTCTGGTCGACGCCGATCGAGACGCTGATGGGCGCGGCGATCATCGCGCTGCTGGCCTGGGCCGGCTATCGCGGCTTCGGCCGCCGCGCACGGCCGGAGGCCGCACCGTGA
- a CDS encoding methylthioribulose 1-phosphate dehydratase, translated as MPDPTLPFDAHRLRELAGELIVNVRELAQAGWTPATSSNFSQRLDDRHAAITVSGRDKGRLQEDDIMVVDFDGQAVGSDHRPSAETLLHTQLYRRFPEIGCVLHTHSPNQTIASRLYAGAGHVRIEGYELLKAFAGNATHETAIDVPVLPNSQHMPTLAAQVECLLDAGPMWGYLIDGHGLYAWGRDMAEARRHLEAFDFLLHCELALHRLRGR; from the coding sequence ATGCCCGATCCGACGCTCCCCTTCGATGCCCACCGCCTGCGCGAACTCGCTGGCGAGTTGATCGTCAACGTCCGCGAACTCGCCCAGGCCGGCTGGACGCCTGCGACCAGCAGCAACTTCTCGCAACGCCTCGACGACCGCCACGCGGCGATCACCGTGTCGGGGCGCGACAAGGGCCGGTTGCAGGAAGACGACATCATGGTCGTCGATTTCGACGGCCAGGCCGTCGGCAGTGACCATCGGCCATCGGCCGAGACGCTGCTGCACACCCAGCTCTACCGCCGCTTCCCCGAGATCGGCTGCGTCCTGCACACGCATTCGCCCAACCAGACCATCGCTTCGCGGCTGTACGCCGGCGCCGGACATGTGCGCATCGAAGGCTATGAACTGCTGAAGGCCTTCGCCGGCAATGCGACCCACGAGACCGCGATCGACGTGCCGGTGCTGCCCAACAGCCAGCACATGCCCACGCTCGCCGCGCAGGTCGAATGCCTGCTCGATGCCGGCCCGATGTGGGGTTACCTGATCGACGGCCACGGTCTGTATGCCTGGGGCCGCGACATGGCCGAGGCGCGCCGGCATCTGGAAGCCTTCGATTTCCTGCTGCACTGCGAGCTGGCGCTGCATCGTCTGCGCGGTCGCTGA
- a CDS encoding acireductone dioxygenase has protein sequence MSRLRIFADNAPDTPLFDSRDGEEIARELGKLGATFERWEAAQPVAAGASPEQVLAAYKADIDRISAERGFTTVDVISIAPDNPNRDELRKKFLDEHLHKEDEVRFFVDGSGLFTLHVEDKVYEIECVKGDLISVPHGVTHWFDMGPEPRFVAIRFFQQPDGWIGHFTGSDIAQQFPRYEPGARD, from the coding sequence ATGAGCCGCCTCCGCATCTTCGCCGACAACGCCCCCGACACGCCGCTGTTCGACAGCCGCGACGGCGAGGAGATCGCCCGCGAGCTCGGCAAGCTCGGCGCGACCTTCGAGCGCTGGGAAGCCGCGCAACCGGTCGCCGCCGGTGCCTCGCCCGAACAGGTGCTGGCCGCCTACAAGGCCGACATCGACCGCATCAGCGCCGAGCGCGGTTTCACGACGGTCGACGTCATCAGCATCGCGCCGGACAACCCCAATCGCGACGAGCTGCGCAAGAAATTTCTCGACGAACATCTGCACAAGGAAGACGAAGTCCGCTTCTTCGTCGACGGCTCGGGACTGTTCACGCTGCACGTCGAAGACAAGGTCTACGAGATCGAATGCGTCAAGGGCGACCTGATCAGCGTGCCGCACGGCGTGACCCACTGGTTCGACATGGGCCCGGAGCCGCGCTTTGTGGCGATCCGTTTCTTCCAGCAGCCCGACGGCTGGATCGGCCATTTCACCGGCTCGGACATCGCCCAGCAGTTCCCGCGCTACGAGCCGGGCGCGCGCGACTGA